A single Bacillus sp. HMF5848 DNA region contains:
- a CDS encoding GtrA family protein: MNSTNKHRSFWQFFTFSMIAGFNGLIDIGTINLLLILFPTRDATMLTVFNSIAYVLAVTNSYYWNSRLTFKYSRSHKRGSELILFVVQALVSLVISNIVFVSAIYILDVLPVRQFIVNNISKGLAMLLSSLASFFFMKYIVFRKKQPKHSVLSTNKK; this comes from the coding sequence ATGAATTCTACAAATAAACACCGGTCATTCTGGCAATTTTTCACATTTAGTATGATTGCTGGATTTAACGGTTTGATTGATATAGGTACAATAAATTTATTGCTTATTTTATTTCCAACTCGAGATGCAACTATGTTAACTGTGTTTAATTCAATAGCGTATGTGCTGGCGGTAACGAATAGTTACTATTGGAATTCTCGCCTGACATTTAAATACAGTAGAAGTCACAAACGTGGGTCTGAACTTATTCTGTTTGTTGTTCAAGCTCTCGTAAGTCTAGTTATTAGTAATATAGTCTTTGTCTCAGCTATTTATATACTTGATGTTTTGCCAGTAAGACAATTTATTGTAAATAATATTAGTAAAGGTTTGGCGATGCTACTTTCATCATTAGCGAGCTTCTTTTTTATGAAGTATATTGTGTTTCGTAAAAAACAGCCAAAGCATTCTGTATTGTCCACAAATAAAAAATAA
- a CDS encoding GPP34 family phosphoprotein, translated as MLTLPERFLLFSLDDDSGKFVSQSSLSLPYGLAGAILLELQQSGHIALEENTLYITNCNKAIDDSILQDALTFMSEKNKLKNIRYWVQTVGHFVRKHKLKDQYVNRLIDKGILVQEDATFLMLFKKDVFPAIDSTQEDDDKQRIRLYLIENQPPGNEQIVLLIALLRAAQMDKLLFKKAEYKIVKKKATAIMKDNPYSKAVADTVQAVQAAVVSATT; from the coding sequence ATGCTAACATTACCAGAAAGGTTTTTGCTTTTTTCTTTAGACGATGATAGTGGTAAATTTGTTTCACAGAGTTCCTTGTCATTACCGTATGGTTTAGCAGGTGCGATATTACTTGAACTGCAGCAAAGTGGACACATAGCTTTGGAGGAAAACACACTTTATATTACAAATTGTAATAAAGCAATTGATGACTCTATATTACAAGATGCCCTTACTTTTATGAGTGAGAAAAACAAGCTGAAAAATATTAGATATTGGGTTCAAACAGTTGGACATTTTGTAAGAAAACATAAACTAAAGGACCAATATGTCAATAGACTAATAGATAAAGGGATATTAGTACAAGAGGATGCAACCTTTCTTATGTTATTCAAAAAAGACGTGTTTCCAGCTATTGATAGTACACAAGAGGATGATGATAAACAGCGTATTCGATTGTACTTAATAGAAAATCAACCTCCTGGAAATGAGCAAATTGTTTTGTTAATAGCGTTATTAAGAGCGGCTCAAATGGATAAGCTCTTGTTCAAAAAAGCAGAATATAAAATAGTTAAAAAGAAGGCTACAGCGATTATGAAGGATAATCCCTATTCTAAAGCAGTTGCGGATACTGTTCAAGCGGTACAAGCTGCTGTTGTATCAGCAACAACATAG
- a CDS encoding FAD-dependent oxidoreductase yields the protein MTEHSFLPQFPEPYWRDGVSLPSFPTLHENIEVDVCIVGAGITGITLGYLLSKQNISVAIIEASQILNGTTGHTTAKLTAQHGLIYDQFINQQGLEKAKQYFESNMRAIQFVRDTAQSLQIDCDLSEQDAVVYTNDDNYLHKLEKEKQAYEQIGIESQLVDSIPIPVQMKSALVMKQQAQFHPIKYLTALTKEITNAGGKLYEHTTASDIQKGQNPKVTTRNGQSVTCKHVAICSHFPFYDGNGFYFARMYPKRSYLLAIKSQKTFPGGMYITAENPTRSLRSATYNGEEIILIAGEGHKAGHGKPEIQHYEALYEFGHQVFGVDSVLYRWSAHDLFTLDDVPYVGEIRDNIDNIFIATGYRKWGMSNGIQAAHLLADKITSKTNSYEDLYKPNRFHTNPDIKNFITTNSHVAYHFVKGKLDYSFKNPEDLKNDEAGYITVNGQRAGAYRDEFGELHVVDTTCKHLGCEVNWNSGDRTWDCPCHGSRFSIDGEVIEGPSKKPLDKINDL from the coding sequence ATGACAGAGCATTCATTTTTACCACAATTTCCAGAGCCATATTGGAGAGACGGTGTCTCACTTCCGTCTTTTCCTACGTTACATGAAAATATAGAGGTTGATGTATGTATAGTAGGAGCAGGGATAACAGGAATTACACTAGGATATCTTTTAAGTAAACAAAATATTTCTGTTGCTATTATTGAGGCAAGTCAAATATTAAACGGTACTACCGGTCATACAACCGCAAAACTAACGGCACAACATGGATTAATTTATGATCAGTTTATTAATCAACAAGGTTTGGAAAAAGCAAAGCAGTATTTTGAGTCCAATATGCGTGCTATTCAATTCGTCAGAGACACAGCACAATCTTTACAAATCGATTGTGATTTAAGTGAGCAGGATGCTGTTGTTTATACCAATGACGATAATTACTTACATAAGCTCGAAAAGGAAAAACAAGCTTATGAACAAATAGGCATTGAAAGTCAGCTTGTTGATTCCATTCCTATTCCTGTACAGATGAAATCAGCTCTTGTCATGAAACAACAAGCACAATTTCATCCAATAAAGTATTTAACTGCTCTTACGAAGGAAATAACAAACGCAGGAGGAAAACTCTACGAACATACAACAGCTTCCGATATTCAAAAAGGACAAAACCCAAAAGTCACAACTCGCAATGGGCAATCAGTTACCTGTAAGCATGTAGCTATTTGCTCTCACTTTCCTTTTTACGATGGAAATGGGTTTTATTTCGCAAGAATGTATCCTAAGCGCTCTTATTTACTTGCAATTAAATCTCAGAAGACTTTTCCAGGTGGTATGTATATTACCGCTGAGAATCCTACACGCTCTCTCCGTTCAGCAACATATAACGGTGAAGAAATTATTTTAATTGCAGGAGAGGGCCACAAAGCAGGCCATGGTAAACCGGAAATACAACATTATGAGGCATTGTATGAATTTGGGCACCAAGTATTTGGAGTGGATTCCGTCTTATATCGTTGGTCTGCACACGATCTTTTCACATTAGATGATGTACCATATGTTGGTGAAATTAGAGACAATATTGATAATATTTTTATTGCAACTGGTTATCGTAAATGGGGCATGTCAAATGGAATTCAAGCCGCTCACTTACTCGCCGATAAGATTACAAGCAAAACAAATTCATATGAAGATTTGTATAAGCCAAACCGTTTCCATACTAACCCTGACATAAAAAACTTTATAACTACAAATAGTCATGTTGCCTATCATTTTGTAAAAGGAAAGCTCGATTACTCTTTTAAAAATCCAGAAGACTTAAAGAATGACGAAGCTGGATATATAACAGTGAATGGGCAACGAGCTGGCGCTTACCGAGATGAATTTGGGGAGTTACATGTTGTGGACACCACTTGCAAGCATTTAGGCTGCGAAGTTAATTGGAACTCAGGAGACCGCACATGGGATTGTCCTTGTCACGGTTCACGTTTTTCAATTGATGGTGAAGTTATTGAAGGTCCTTCTAAAAAGCCACTTGACAAAATTAACGACCTATAA